Genomic segment of Edaphobacter bradus:
ATCGACCAGGTCGACAGGAATGCCGTTCAGCGAGACCCGCTCCGTCACAAGATCGCGCGTCGTCCCCGGAGTCGCCGTGACGATGGCGCGGTCACGCTCCACCAGCCGGTTGAACAGCGACGACTTGCCCGCGTTTGGCCTCCCCACAATCGCCATCGTGAAACCATCGCGCACCACACGCCCGTATCCGAACGTGCTCTCCAGCGCAGCCAGCGGCTCGTGCATCTCATCGATGCGTGCAAGAATCTTCGGCGTAGGCAGCACGTCGATGTCGTCCTCGGCGAAGTCAACGCCGGCCTCGAGCGTTCCGATGAGCGCGATCAGCGAGTCCTTCGTCGGCGCAATCCTGCGCGAGAGCGCGCCTCCAAGCTGCTGCGCCGCCACACGCGCCTGATGCAGCGTGGAGGACTCAATCAGGTCGTGGACGGCCTCGGCCTGCGTGAGATCAAGCCGCCCCGCCAGAAACGCGCGCTGCGTGAACTCGCCCGGAGCGGCCAGCCGCGCCCCGCCCTCGAGCGCCCGGCGCACAAGATACTCCAGCAGCACCGGCGAGCCGTGCGCCGCGATCTCGACGACGTCCTCCGTCGTGTACGAGTGCGGGGCCGCGAAGAACGTGACGACGGCCTCGTCGAGCACCTCACCCGTCGCCCCATCCAGCACCTCGGCAAACCGCGCCTGCGATGGCGCGAGAGGATGACGCAGACGAAGCATGGGTTCTGCAATCGCTCGCGCCTCGGCGCCCGAAAGTCGCACAATGCCGATGCCGCCGCGGCCGGGCGGAGTTGAGACAGCGACGATCGTGTCGTCAGACGGAATGGCGGGCGCAGAGGCCATCAATGGGAGTATCGCAGACCTAAGGGCCGCG
This window contains:
- the mnmE gene encoding tRNA uridine-5-carboxymethylaminomethyl(34) synthesis GTPase MnmE is translated as MASAPAIPSDDTIVAVSTPPGRGGIGIVRLSGAEARAIAEPMLRLRHPLAPSQARFAEVLDGATGEVLDEAVVTFFAAPHSYTTEDVVEIAAHGSPVLLEYLVRRALEGGARLAAPGEFTQRAFLAGRLDLTQAEAVHDLIESSTLHQARVAAQQLGGALSRRIAPTKDSLIALIGTLEAGVDFAEDDIDVLPTPKILARIDEMHEPLAALESTFGYGRVVRDGFTMAIVGRPNAGKSSLFNRLVERDRAIVTATPGTTRDLVTERVSLNGIPVDLVDTAGLRPATDEAESIGIAKSREAMADADLVLLVVDATAPPHPEDEATIAALVTRPMLIALNKCDLDGGSARVASNISPGISPGGASREHEVIRTSALTGEGIRALREAILRLVSSGAPASESALVTNLRQQQAISSSLAALALAREAASSGIPHEMVLLDLYEALRSLDALTGATTTDDILNLIFSRFCIGK